In Carya illinoinensis cultivar Pawnee chromosome 6, C.illinoinensisPawnee_v1, whole genome shotgun sequence, a single genomic region encodes these proteins:
- the LOC122314407 gene encoding cyclic nucleotide-gated ion channel 1-like isoform X2 codes for MDFLRKTIFCFWWGLRNLSSFGQNLETSSYYWENCFTVLISIFGLLLFLYFIGNLQVYMQWEAQKEMEELSVHKTSKEVEEISKHKHDAISKQTSKERNEISKEHDEISNLLEVISKEHNEISKLLKIRPLPPVAP; via the exons ATGGATTTTCTACGAAAGACCATTTTCTGTTTTTGGTGGGGCCTTCGAAATTTGAG TTCATTTGGTCAAAACCTTGAAACAAGTTCTTATTATTGGGAAAACTGCTTCACAGTTTTAATATCGATTTTTGGCTTGCTTCTGTTTTTATACTTCATCGGAAATTTGCAG GTGTACATGCAGTGGGAGGCACAAAAAGAAATGGAGGAGCTATCTGTGCATAAGACATCAAAAGAAGTGGAGGAGATATCTAAGCATAAGCATGATGCGATATCTAAGCAAACATCTAAAGAGCGTAATGAGATATCTAAAGAGCATGATGAGATATCTAACCTGTTGGAGGTGATATCTAAAGAGCATAATGAGATATCTAAGCTGTTGAAGATAAGGCCGTTGCCGCCGGTAGCCCCCTAA
- the LOC122314407 gene encoding cyclic nucleotide-gated ion channel 1-like isoform X1, which yields MTNLKMDRNKKLFHGSISSINYIYEHEQVLVPIIFSEMRDSEFRDGRKFLNAVVLLQYVPRIFRIYRLWKIVNKNIKPGPKVNAERNKNMKGFMVMRAGFNLFLYLVASHVLGAFWYFFSIERETTCWHMACKPDAGCSKTSFNCGHGSSNNKIVLNNFCSIENPNTTLFDFGIFQEARQSRILESMDFLRKTIFCFWWGLRNLRCTCSGRHKKKWRSYLCIRHQKKWRRYLSISMMRYLSKHLKSVMRYLKSMMRYLTCWR from the exons ATGACAAACTTAAAAATGGATCGGAACAAAAAGTTATTCCATGGATCGATCTCCtccattaattatatttatgaacaTGAACAGGTGCTAGTGCCAATTATATTTTCAGAAATGAGAGATTCGGAATTCCGGGACGGAAGGAAATTCCTAAATGCAGTTGTTCTGTTGCAATATGTGCCAAGGATTTTCCGTATCTACAGATTGTGGAAAATAGTCAACAAGAATATCAAGCCAGGGCCTAAAGTGAATGCAGAAAGGAACAAGAATATGAAAGGTTTTATGGTGATGAGAGCTGGATTCAATCTCTTTCTGTATCTCGTTGCCAGTCAT gtACTGGGTGCCTTTTGGTACTTCTTCTCCATCGAACGAGAGACCACGTGCTGGCACATGGCCTGTAAGCCTGATGCCGGATGTAGCAAGACTTCTTTTAACTGTGGTCATGGTTCTAGCAATaacaaaatagttttaaataatttttgctctatagaaaatccaaataccactctCTTTGATTTTGGAATATTCCAAGAAGCCCGTCAATCTCGCATTCTGGAGTCCATGGATTTTCTACGAAAGACCATTTTCTGTTTTTGGTGGGGCCTTCGAAATTTGAG GTGTACATGCAGTGGGAGGCACAAAAAGAAATGGAGGAGCTATCTGTGCATAAGACATCAAAAGAAGTGGAGGAGATATCTAAGCATAAGCATGATGCGATATCTAAGCAAACATCTAAAGAGCGTAATGAGATATCTAAAGAGCATGATGAGATATCTAACCTGTTGGAGGTGA